The genomic DNA GGCGGTGTCCGTTCGGGGTCGCGGTGGAACGCGAGGACGGCCCCCGCGAGCAGGAGCGCCAGCGCGACGGCGGCGCGCCGTCCCAGTCGGCGCGCGGTCGCGAGCCCCGCGAGCGCGGCGGCGACGGCGTAGCGGACGGCTCCCGGTGCGATTCGCATGGACGACGCTGCGGCCCTCGGCCACATCACCGTTCCGACCGCGACCGCGAACCCCTCCGCTTCCGGTGGAGGTGGCAGGTCCGGACGTGAAATTATGACACGGTAGCCGTCGAATCGGGGCTACCGGGGTGGTACCTGCCGTTGTCGATGTCACGATCGACCGGACGGGTCGGAATCTGGACTCGAAACGGGGGGCGACCGGGTCCGGGAGGTCCTCGCCCGGGGGTCACGCGGCGGTCGTGTGGGTCGCTGTCGGGATACTGCAAGGCCTTAGTACGCGGCCCGTGTGCGCCCCGTATGAACGTCGCAGACGCCATGACGCCCCGCGAGGAGGTGGTGACGGTGTCCATCCCCGGTACCCGTGAGGACGCCCTCGAATACCTGCAGGGCGGCGCCTTCTCCTCGATTCCGGTCGTGAAGGAGACCGACGACGGCGAGGAGTTCCGCGGCCTCGTCACCCGCGAGGCGCTCATCGAACAGCCCGACGAGGACCAGCTCGCGCTGCTGGTCGAGGCGGTCCCGACCGTGACGAGCGATGCCTCCCTGGCCGACGTGGCGCGACTCGTCCGCGAGACCGGTCACAACCGCGTCCCCGTGGTCGACGACGAACACCTCGCCGGCATCGTCACCGTGACCGACGTGATCCGTGCGCTGGCCAACGGCGAGATCGCCGGCACGGACGTCGAGGTCGGCCCGCTGGCGACGCCCACGATCAACACCATCTACCGCGAGACGCCGCTCCCGGTCGCGCAGGCGGAACTCGACTACGCCGACGTGCCCTACGCGGTCGTCCTCGACGACGAGGGCGAGCCGGAGGGGATGCTGACGGAGGTCGACATCATCGAGGTCGCCCGCGTCGAGGAGGGCGAGGACGACACGGGCGAGTCCATCGCCGACGAGGACGACGACTGGAAGTGGGAGGGCATCAAGGCGACCGGCAACCGCTACATGCCGACCCGGAACGTCGAGATTCCCGCCGAGCCCGCCCACCAGTTCATGAGCCCGGACCTCGTGACGGTCACGCGCAAGCGGACCGCCCAGGACGCCGCCCAGCTGCTCATCTCCAACGACATCGAACAGCTCCCGCTGATGACGGCCGACGACATGGTCGGCATCCTCCGGGACGTGGACCTGCTCGCGGCGGTGATCGAGGATGAGTGAGGGCGAGGACGCGTCCCGCTCGGACGGCGGCGATATCGAGCCGGTCCCGGCCGACGAGGAGCTGGAGACGGTCGCCGAACTGGCGAAGCGGCGGGGCTTCTTCTTCCCCGCCTCCCGTGCGTACGGCGGCGTCGCCGGCTTCTACACGTACGGTCCGGAGGGCGCCGCGCTCAAGCGCAACGTCGAGGACGCCTGGCGCGACCTGTTCGTGACCCAGGAGGGCCACATGGAGATCGCTGCGCCGGACGTGATGCCCGAGCCCGTCTTCGAGGCGTCGGGCCACCTCGACGGCTTCGACGACATGATCATCGAGTGCCCCGAGTGTGGCACCAACCACCGGGCCGACCACCTCGTCGAGGACGCCACCGGCATCGAGGAGGCCGAGTCCCTGCCGATCCCCGAGATCGAGGAGCTCATCGCGGAGTACGACCTCGACTGCACCACGTGTGGCGCGTCGCTGACCGACGTGCCGGTCGAGGATTTCAACCTGATGTTCGAGACGAACATCGGCCCCGGGAGCTCGAAGCCGGGCTACCTCCGCCCGGAGACCGCCCAGGGCATCTTCGTGGAGTTCCCGCAGCTCAAACAGTACGCCCGCAACCAGCTCCCGTTCGGCGTCGCACAGGTCGGTACCGCGTGGCGCAACGAGATCTCCCCGCGCCGCGCCCTCGTGCGGGTCCGGGAGTTCACGCAGGCCGAACTGGAGCACTTCGTCGACCCCGACGAGGACGAGCCGCCGCTCGAACGCGTCGCGGACGTCGAACTGACGCTGTATCCCGCCGACGAGCAGGAGGCCGAGGACGGCGACTACGTCGAGTGCACGGTCCGGGAGGCCGTCGACGAGAACATCGTCGCTTCGGACTGGGTGGCCTACTACCTGGGCCTCTCGCAGGACTGGTACGAGCGCGTCGGCGTCGACATGGACCGATTCAGGTACCGCCAGCACCTCTCCGGCGAACTCGCCCACTACGCCGCGGACTGCTGGGACGCCGAGGCCGAACTCGGCGGCGACTGGGTGGAGATCACGGGATTCGCCTACCGCTCGGACTACGACCTCTCGAAGCACGGCGCCCACTCCGACGAGGACTTCACGCTGTTCAAGCAGTACGACGAACCGAAGACCGTCGAGCGCGCGACCGTCGACCCCGACATGTCCGTCCTCGGCCCGGAGTTCGGCGGCGACGCCGGCGCCGTGCAGGACGCGCTCAACGACCTCGTCGAGCGCGACCCCGAGGCCTTCGACGGCGAGACCGTCACCGTGGAGGTCGACGGCGAGTCCTACGAGGTCGACGTCGAGCACACCAACTTCGCCCGCGAGGAGGTCACGGAGTCGGGCGAGCACATCACACCCCACGTCGTCGAGCCGTCGTTCGGTATCGGTCGCATCGTCTACACCGTCCTCACGCACGCGTACGACCGCGACCTCGTGGACGGCGAGGAGCGCGCGTTCCTCGACCTGCCGCCCGAGGTGGCGCCGACCACCGTCGGCGTCTTCCCGCTGATGGACAAGGACGGGCTCGGCGAGCGTGCCCGCGAGGTCGAGGCGGACCTGCGGCGGGCCGGCTTCGCCGTCGCCTACGACGACTCCGGCAACATCGGTCGGCGCTACCGCCGGCAGGACGAGGTCGGCACGCCGTACTGCGTCACGGTCGACTACGAGTCGCTGGAGGACGACACCGTCACGGTCCGCGAGCGCGACTCGACCGAGCAGGCCCGCGTCGACATCGACGACCTGCCCGTGACCCTGGCCGCCCTCCGAACCGGGAGCACCGATATCACCGAGCTGTAGGCCGATGCCAGACACCGCCGGCGCCGACGGGGGCGAGGGCGGTGCGGACGGGGGAGCGTCGGCCGATACCGGGACCGACGGTGGTGGCGTGCTCTCGCGGCTCCGCCACCCCGAGATCGAGCGCCGGCTGGTCCACGTCTCGGGGGCGCTCGCGCCGGCGAGCTACCTGCTCGGGGTGTTCACCTGGCGCCAGCTGGGGCTCGTCCTGCTGGGCGGGTCGATGCTGGCTGCGATGCTGGAGGCCGGCCGCCTGTCGGGTCGGCTCGACCTCTCCATCTACGACCGCCTCACCCGCGAGTACGAGCAGGACAACGTCGCGGGCTACGCGCTGTACGTGGTGAGCGTCACGCTCGTCGTCCTGCTGTTCGAGCCGCGGGTCGCGATTCCGGCGGTGCTGGCGCTCGCCATCGCCGACCCCGTCTCCGGGCTGCTGGGGTCTGGCGAGTTGCGCGACGTGAAGCAGGGGTACGTCCTGCTGGCGACGTTCGGCGTCGCCACCGGCCTCGCGAGCTTCTTCGTCCCGCCGCTGGCGGCGGTGCTGGGCGGGCTGGCGACCGCGCTCGCCGACGGCGTCAAACCGGTCGTCAGCGGGTACGTCCTCGACGACAACCTCACCATCCCGCCCGCAGCCGCGGTCGCGATGACGCTCGGGCTGGAGCTGGCTGGCCGGCTGCCGGCGCTGGGGTAGTCAGCCGGGGGTCGTTCCGGCCCCGGATCCGCCGCGCAGCCGGGCGACGAGCGCCTCGATGCGCCCGGAGGACCGCATCAACACCGTCCCGAGGATGCTCATCGCGAGGACGTAGCCGACGATGAGCGCCGTCAGCTGCGGGTCCAGGCCCGCCGTGACCGCCAGCGCCGCCAGCACGAGCGAGAACTCGCCGCGCGCGACCATCGCCAGCGCCATCCGCACCCGGCGGCGCTCGGTCAGGCCGTACGCGGCCGCGCCCAGGTACCCGGAGACGAGTTTCGTGACCGCCGTGATGCCGACGAGCGCGGCGAGCGGCACCGCCACCGCCCCCAGCGTCCCGGGGTCGGTCGTCAGGCCGATGGCGAAGAAGAAGACGGCGGCGTAGAGGTCCCGCTCGGAGGTGATGACGCGCTCGACGCGGTGGGCGTGTTCGGTGCCCCCGACGGCCGCGCCGAGGAAGAACGCGGCGACGGCCTCGCTCACGCCGAGCGCCAGCGCGACGCCGGCGACGACCGTGACGGCGGCGACGATGCGCAGCAGGAACAGCTCGTCCGCACTGGTGTCGAGCGCCCGCGCGACCAGCGGCGTCCCGATGGTCGCGAGCCCGACGAGCGCGGCGATGACCGCGATGCTGATGCCGAGCGGGACGAGCGCGCTCGCGAGGCCGCCGCCCGAGAGCGCGACCGCCGTCAGCAGCGCGAGGTAGACCGCGATGACGAGGTCCTCCGCGATGAGCACGCCCAGGATGGCCTCGGCCTCGGGGTCGGCGATCCAGCCGAGTTCGATGAGCGACTTCGTGATGATGGCCGACGAGGAGATGTAGGTCGCGCCCGCGAGCAGGACGCTCTCGACGAGGCCGAAGCCGAACACCACCCCGAGCGCGAAGCCGGCCCCGGCGTTCAACAGGAGGTCGACACCCGCGGCTCGCGTGACGGCCTCGCGCCGACGGAGCAGGCTCGAGAGGTCGAACTCCAGGCCGATGAAGAACAGCAGGAGGACGATGCCCAGCTCCTGCAGGAGCGTGATGAACTCCTGTTGCTGGACGAGCGTGAGCGACCGGCCCCCGATCTCGGGCGCGTTCGGCCCCACGAGGACGCCGGCGACGATGTACGCCGGGATGACCGACTGGTCGAGCCGGCTGGCGATGGCGCCGCCGACGGCCAGCGTCGCGAAGACGACGCCCGCCGCCAGCAGGAGCGACTCCGACGCGGCCATCAGGCTCCGTCCGTGTCGTCGGAGCCGGCGCCGTCGTCGTCCGCGCCGTCGATGGTCGCGTCCCCGCCCTGGCAGCGGTCGGCGAAGACGGTCTGCTGCTCGCGGGTCCCCAGCGTCACGAGGATGTCGCCCGCCTCGACGCGGAAGTCCGAATCCGGGTTCGGGACGGTGTCGGCACCGCGCTGGACGGCGATGACCGACACGCCCGAGACCGCCCGCAGGTCGGCCTCCGCGAGTGTCTTTCCGGCGACGGCCGAGGCGTCGGTGATGTCGACCCACTCGATGATGGCGTCGCCCAGCGGGACCGAGAGCCGGTCCATGTCGACGGCCTCGAAGTAGGCGCCCTCGAGGATGGAGCCGAGGTAGTTGGCCTGCTGGCTGGTCAGCTCGAACACCTTCTCGGAGTCGGCGTCCGCGTCCGGCCGGCGGAACACCTCGACCCGGCCGTCGTGATGCAGTAGGACCACGGCGCGGGCCCCGCCGCCCACGTCGACCTCGAACTTCTTGCCGACGCCGGGCACGTCGGCCTCGTAGACGGTCATGGGCGGGCGTTCGAACGTCGACGGCTTAACTCCGGGCGGTCGGATACGGGGGTGTCGCGGCCGCCCCGCCCCCCGGGGCGCCGTGCTCCCGCGTCGGTCGGAGATGGATATATCGGGTATACCCTCCGAACAATCGATAAAATGTTCAAAATAATTGCATTATTTACAATATTGGCCGAGAATCGGTCTGTTCGCTACGCTAACTCGGCGGTTCCGTCCGGAGCCGGGAGTGCCCGGAGGTCCCGTGGCGGCACGAGGAAGTTGCCCCGGTGTCGGACGAAGATGTACTCCAGGATGCCGTTGTTGACGCGCTGGCGGACGGCGGGCGTGACCTCGGTGAGGTCCTGCCCGTTCATGGCCTCGCGGACGGCGTCGAACTCGGACATCTCGCGCTGGAGGGAGGGGAAGTGGAGGCTGGCGATGCCGTCGTCGGCGGACTCGAAGTGACGGCGGTTGAGCTTCACGCCGCCGTCCTCGTCCCGGTTCGCCCGGGCGGCCTTCTGTGCGTGGCCCACCCGTCCGTGTTCGCGGGCCTGCTCGCGGATGGTGTCGAGCGTCTCGTCCACGCGTGAGTCGTCGCCGAGGTTCTCGCCGACGCCCTCGACCCAGTCGTTCTCGGCGTGCATCGGCGAGAACATCTCCATCACCTGCTCGGTGAAGTCCTGCTCGCCGTACCAGTCGGCCAGCCGCTGGCGGAGGTTGGCGACGTGCTTCGTGGTGCCGCCGGCGAACGGCCCCTCCTCGATGGTCACGCGGTCCTCGGGGGCCTGGTTCTTCGCGAACCCGGCCTTGAAGCCCATGAACAGCGGGCTCGCCTCCGGCACGGGGCCGTCGGCGGGAACGCCCTCCAGGCCGTCCTGCTTCGAGGCGGGGAGGCCGGCGCCGACGAACCCGGTCCGGCGGTCGGCCACCTCGAAGACGTCGGTGAGCGCGGCGTCGAACGCGACGCCGTTGGCGCGCTCGCGCTCGCCGGTGAGCGCGAGTTCCGCCGCCAGCAGCGCGTCCGGGCGGTCGCTGGCGAGGTGGAGCAGCGCGTCCTGCCGGTCGAAGTCGGGCGTCTCGAACGCGGAGAGCCGCCTGGCCGGGTAGATGTCGACGCCCTCCGGCGCCGACCCGTACCGCTGGAAGTACTCCGGCGAGTACGCGACCGAGCGCAGCAGCCCCTCGTGGGACCACGCGTACGCCTCGTCCAGCCGCGTGAGCGCGCGCTCGACGGTCGCGCGCTGGTCGGCCGTCGGCGGCCCCTCGCCGGGCAGGTTCAGGTAGAGCAGCGTCTGGTGGCTCGGTAGCTGCTCGTTGCCGAACGCGTCGCGGCGGATGTACTCGCCCCAGGCGAACTGCCGCGCCGGGAGCGTCGAGAGGTCGGCCGGCCCGGACGGGACGGGCGGCCGGTCCTCGCCCTGGTAGCCGACGGCGTCGAGACACGCCGAGAGCCCGACGCTGCCGCCGACCGCGACGGCCGCCTTCAGTACGTCGCGCCGTGTTCGTCCGTCGTCCGTTCCGGTCATGGTCGGTCGTTGCGGGTGGAGGTGTTTAGTCGTTCCATGCTGTCCGGGTCAGAGTGTGAGGCTGGTCGGTTGCATGTCGACGAAGGCGGTCTCGTACCCCTCGTGGCGGGCGACCTGCGGCGGGGTCGTCACGCGCAGTTCGAGGGTGTCGCCCGACGCGACCGAGCCGACGGCCGCGCCGTAGTGGTAGTTCAGGTCCGGGTCGAGCGTGCGAGACAGGGTCCCGTCGAAGACGGTCTCCCCGCCGCTCGTCAGCGTCCCCTCCAGCGCCATCGCCGGCAGGACCATCCGGTTGTACGGCGTCCGGGCGGATACCGCGAGGTACTGCGAGCCGTCGGGTGCGTCGACGCCCGCGGGTGGCGACTCGAGCGTGGTCACGACGAGTTTCGCATCGCCCGTCTCGGCCGTCCCGCGAACCGTCCCCGGCAGCTCCTCGGCCGGCGGCAGCGTCGACTGGGGCAGCATCCCCATCTCCATCGGGCTCCGGGCCATCCGTTGCCCCGCCTTGTCGGGCGTCTCCTCGAACATGATCTCGTCGCGTGCGGCCTGGCTGTAGTCGAAGCCGATGGTCGTCTCGGCGGGGTCGCCGAACCGCCCCTCGAACGCGCCCGTCCGCCGGATGTTCATCCCGCCGACCGAGAGGGTCACGTCGTAGCTCCCGTCGCCGTCCAGCGAGAAGTTCGCGCCGTAGTGGAAGCCCATCGGCTGAGAGAGCATCGGGTAGATGACCTCCTGGCTCACGAGGTCGCCGCCCTTCGATATCTCGATGCTGAGTCCCGTCTCCGGGAGGACGATGCCCGTCTCGGGGTCCCAGACGCTCGCCATCAGGTGGACGTCGTCGTCGTCCTCGATGCTCGTCTTCTGGACCTCGTCCCCGTTGACGTTCCAGAACCGGTGGGGGTAGCTGTACATCAGGGCGAACTGGTAGTCGCCCGATTTCCCCATCCCGCTCATCTCCATCCCCTCGACGTGGGTGGGGAAGTAGACGGCGTCCGGGCGGTTCGAGAGGACCGGCGGGCTGGAGAGCGAGCGGGTCTCGACCAGGCCGCTACAGCCCGCGAGCCCGGTCGCGCCCGCTCCCGCGGCCCCCAGCAGGAAATCGCGTCGTTGCATTGGATATCCGTCGGGTCCCCCCGCAAAAACGGGTTCTGGTCCGACCGTCGAAACCGTCGTCTGCTGGCCGCTCCCGGCCGGTCGGGGCGTGTCAGGCCTCCCGTCGGGCCCGCCCGAGTGCCAGTGCGACGACGGCCGCAGCCGCGACGATCACCACGGGGCCGAATCCGGGCTGGCCGCCCGTCTCGGTCGTGCCGTCGCCGGGCGTCGCACTCGCGTTCCCGGTCGCGCCGCCGTCCCCGCCCGGCGGCGCGGTCGTCGGGACCGGGGTCGTCACGATGCCGCCGCTGCGCTCGGGTTCGACGCTGAACCGGGTGGCGACGGTCTCGTTGCCCGCCTCGATGGGTGGCTCGTCGCCGTCGAACCGTCGGTCCCCGTCGTCGCGGTGGAGGCTCACGCGTGCCGCGAACGAGCCCCCGGTCGACTCGTAGAACGACTCGTTCACCGCGACGGAGACGTTCTCGTACGTCCCGGTGTCGAGGGTCCGGGTCCCGACGACCCGGCCGTCGGCGGTCCGGTTGCGGACGACGAGGTGCCCGCGCTCGGGGAGCGTCGCCTGCCGGACGGTCACAGTCGGCCCGTCGGCCCGCTGCGGGAAGTCGTCCTCGCCGGTGACGACCGCGCGGTCGCCACGTTCGACCACGAACCGGTCCGTGACGATGACGCCGAACCCGCCCAGCGGCGGGTCCTCGCTCGTGTACTCCCCGTCACCGTCCTCGCCGTGGAGGACGACGACGACCTCGCGGGTGGTCCAGTTGGCCCACGCGCCGTCCTCGATGGTGACCGCGATGTCCGTGTAGAAGGCGTTCCGGCGGGGGAGCCGGGTGGCGCCGAGCGCCTCGCCGTAGCCGTCCGCGGTCCGCTCGTGGACGACGGCCCAGCCCGACTCCTCCACGAAGGCTCCCTCGACCACGACGGTCCCGTCGGGCGTGACCTGCGGGTCCGCGGAGACGTAGTTGACCGAGTGCCCGCCCACGACGCCCGCACCGACGAGCGCGGCCGCCAGCACGAGGAGGGTCAGCGTTGCGGCACCGGGTCGCATGAGCGGGACTTCGGCATCGGGGCGCAAGAGGCTGCGGGTTCCTTCCCGATGCCGTACGCTGTTGCCGCCGTCGACGACTGATTCCTCCTGTCAGTCGAGTGGGCGCGCGCTGGCGGCCGTGCCCGCAGGGTCGGCCGCCTCTACACCGTGCGAGGTCCTCGCGAGCGGAGCGAGCGAGGGCTCGGTAGAGCTCGCTCTACCGGTGGCCGAGAAGCGCAGGCCGAACGAAGTAAGGCCGAGGACCGAAGCGAGGCGCGCGAATCGAGAGTGCGAGGGCTTCGGAGGTGGTTGCGTCGGTGCTGAGACGGTGGCTGAATCATCGATAAATGCGTTCAAAAGATAGAAATATGGAATTATTTAGATGAAATCACGGTATTATTGGTTTATTCACTCGGCAAGGAGCGAATCCACGAGCCGCGTGAACCGGTCGACGAGCCGCTCCGGGAGCGACGGTTCGGCCCGTTGCAGGAGCCGTGCCGTCCGCTCGGGCGCCGACAGCGTCAGGACCACGCGGTTCCCGTCGCGTTCCGTGCGGACCACGCCGGCCTCGACCAGCCGGTCGACGTGCCAGGAGCAGGTCGAGCGGGCGATGCCGACCCGCTCCGCGGTCTCGCCCGCGCCGAGCGGGCCCGCAGCGAGCAGTTCAGCCACGATGTCGGCGCTCGTCTCGCGATGGAGCAGCGCGAGCGCGGCCCGCTCCCAGTCGTCGAACTCGGGCGGGTAGTAGTGGGTCCGGCCGAACAGTTCGTCGGCCACGAGCCGGTCGGCGCGGATGAGCCGCTTGAGGTGGTACTGGACCTGCCCGGGAGCGAGGTCCAGCACCCGGACGAGTTCGTTGAAGTGGACGCCCGGGCAGTCCCGGACGTGGTCGTGGATGGCCCGGCGGGTCGCGTTCTCGGCCGTCTCACTCATCGTCGTGTCCCCCCTCGAAACCGCCCGGGTGCGTGTCGCGTCCGCCGTCCGGCGCCGCCTCGGGCGTCTCGTCCGAGCGGGCCCGCCGCCGGACCGACCGCGCCGTGTAGACGGCCGCGATGACCAGCGCGGCCATCAGCACGTCCAGGATGTGCTCGGCGAGATGGTGGTCGGGGTCCGCCAGCAGGCCGGCCATCGCGGCTGTCGCCACGCCGACGCGTGCCAGTAGCGTCGCGAGCGCGAGCGCCACCAGCAGGTACGAGGCCGAGCGTCGGCGCGCGAAGCCCGCGAGCGCGAGGCCCAGCAGCGTGGCTGCCGCGACCCCTGCGAGCGCCAGCAGCACGATGAGCACCGGCCCGTTCGCCATGAATGTGCGTAGTCATCGTTCGTGTTTAGGTCCGTCGGCGTCGCGCGTGAGCGACGAGACCGACCACGAGGGCCAGTGCCGCCGCCAGGGTGCCGAATCCGGGCTGGCCGTCCGTGCCCGTCGTGCTGGCGTCGGTCGCCGTTCCGTCTCCGCTCGTTCCGTCTCCGCTCGCCGTGGACCCGGCCGTCGCGGTCGTGACGAGGCTGCCGTCGTCCGAGCCGTCGGTCGCGCTCGGGGTGGTCACCGCCGCGCCCTCGTCGCCATCCCCGGCCCCGTCCCCGCCGCCGGTGTCCGTCCGGTTGAGGGAGACGAAGGTGGTGAGCGTTTCGCCCCCCGCCCGGACGGGCTCGTCGTCGGCGTCGAAGGTGCCGTCGCCGTCGTCGCGGTAGACGGTGAACGCGATGCGGGCGCGGGCATCCTGGCGCTCGTAGTAGTCCTCGTCCAGCTCGACGGTGACGTTCCCGTGGGTGCCGGCGCCGAGCGCCGTGGCGCCGACGGGTTCCAGCGCGGTCTCGTTCTCGCCGACATCGGTCACGTTCCGCGCGACGAGGTGGCCGTCGCTCGGGAGCCGGACGGTCCGGGCGGTCACGCTCGGACCGTCAGTCTCCTGCGGGCTGAACGCCCGTGCGCCGACGTAGGCACCCGTTCCCCGTTCGAGCGTGAACCGGTCGGTCGCCGCCCGTCCGAAGAACGTCAGGACCTCGTCCTCCTCGGGGTCGAAGCCGCTCGAGCCCTCGTCGTTGTGGAGCGCGACGTGGACGGTGCGGGCCTCGCCCTCGGGCCAGTCGCGCCAGGCCGCCTCGTCGATGCTGACGGCGAGGTCGGTCCGGAAGCCGGCGCCGCTCAGCCGCCTCGTCGCGATGACCTCGCCCCGCGAGCCGTCGTCGTCGCGGTAGACCGCCAGCCAGGCGTCGTCGGCGACGTACGCCGTCTCGACCAGCACGGTCCCGTCTGCCGAGACCTGTGGGTCGCCACGGACATCGTTGACGTGGGCGCTGACGGGGAGCGGGACCGCCGCCAGTGCGGCCACGCAGGCCAGGGCGAGCGTCGCCGCGAGCGCGTGTCGTCTCACTGTCGAAGCATTGCGGGGCACAGCGTATAGCGCATTTCCCAATTCGGACCAGAATCGTCCGGTCGTCGGCCACGGTGGCTCGCCACCGGCCGCTCAGACCGTGAACGTCATCGGCTCCATCTGGAGGAACGCCCGCTCGTACCCCTCGTGGCGTGCGATCTGCGGCGGCGTCGGGACCCGTAGCTCGACCTCGTCGCCGGCCTCCAGCCCACTCTCGATGGCGGCGCCGTAGTGGTAGTCCAGCTCGGGATCCAGCGTCCGGGTCAGCGCGCCGTCGAGGACGGTCTCGCCGCCCCGGGTGACGGTCGCCTCGACGGCCATCGACGGCAGGACGATGCCGTTGTACGGGGTTCGGGCGGAGACGGCGAGGTACTGCTCGGCGTCGAACCGGCTCGCGGCGTCGCCCGAGAGCTGTGTCGAGAGGAACGTGGCGTCGTCGCTGGTCGTCTCCGCGAGGAACTCGCCGGGCAGGTCTTCCTTCGCCGGGGCGTACGCCTGCGGCATCATCCCCATGCTCATCGGCTGGACCGCGCCACGCTTGCCGTACTGCTCCAGTTCCTCGACGGTCACCTTCGAACGTTCCTCCTCGTTGAACGCGAACGGGACCTCCACCGTCGCGGGATCGCCGAATCGGCCCTCGAAGGCGCCCGTCCGGCGGGTGCTCATCCCGCCGATCCCCACCTTCGCGGTGTACTCCCCGTCGCCGGCCAGCCCGAAGTTGCCGCCCCAGTGGAACCCCATCCGCTGGGAGAGCATCGGGTAGATGACCTCCTGACTCACCAGTTCGTCGCCCTGCACGATCTCGACCGAGACGCCGACCTCCGGGAGGACCGTGTTCGTCTCGGTGTCCCAGACGACGGCCATCAGGTGGATGCTGTCGGAGTCCTCCTTCGGCGTCTTCTGCTTCTCCGACCCGACGACGTTCCAGAAGACGTGCGGGGCGGCGTACATCAGGCCGACCGTGTAGTCGCCCTCCGATTCGGTCCCCTGCATCGCCATGCTCTCGGCGTAGCGCTGGACGTAGACCCCCTCGGGCAGGGAGTCCTGGTCGGCCTGCGTCGGCGTCTCGCCGCTGCCGCCGGCCGGCGTCGGTGTCGGGTCCGAGCCACCGTCCCCCTCGTCGGTGCCGGTGCACCCGGCCACCGCGAGGATACCGGCCGCGCTCCCTGCCCGCAGGAACTGCCGTCTGTTCATTCGTGTGTCGGGTAGGTCAGAGCCCGGAAAATGGGTTC from Haloglomus litoreum includes the following:
- a CDS encoding DUF7282 domain-containing protein, which codes for MRRHALAATLALACVAALAAVPLPVSAHVNDVRGDPQVSADGTVLVETAYVADDAWLAVYRDDDGSRGEVIATRRLSGAGFRTDLAVSIDEAAWRDWPEGEARTVHVALHNDEGSSGFDPEEDEVLTFFGRAATDRFTLERGTGAYVGARAFSPQETDGPSVTARTVRLPSDGHLVARNVTDVGENETALEPVGATALGAGTHGNVTVELDEDYYERQDARARIAFTVYRDDGDGTFDADDEPVRAGGETLTTFVSLNRTDTGGGDGAGDGDEGAAVTTPSATDGSDDGSLVTTATAGSTASGDGTSGDGTATDASTTGTDGQPGFGTLAAALALVVGLVAHARRRRT
- a CDS encoding DUF7350 domain-containing protein, producing the protein MNRRQFLRAGSAAGILAVAGCTGTDEGDGGSDPTPTPAGGSGETPTQADQDSLPEGVYVQRYAESMAMQGTESEGDYTVGLMYAAPHVFWNVVGSEKQKTPKEDSDSIHLMAVVWDTETNTVLPEVGVSVEIVQGDELVSQEVIYPMLSQRMGFHWGGNFGLAGDGEYTAKVGIGGMSTRRTGAFEGRFGDPATVEVPFAFNEEERSKVTVEELEQYGKRGAVQPMSMGMMPQAYAPAKEDLPGEFLAETTSDDATFLSTQLSGDAASRFDAEQYLAVSARTPYNGIVLPSMAVEATVTRGGETVLDGALTRTLDPELDYHYGAAIESGLEAGDEVELRVPTPPQIARHEGYERAFLQMEPMTFTV
- a CDS encoding winged helix-turn-helix transcriptional regulator, with protein sequence MSETAENATRRAIHDHVRDCPGVHFNELVRVLDLAPGQVQYHLKRLIRADRLVADELFGRTHYYPPEFDDWERAALALLHRETSADIVAELLAAGPLGAGETAERVGIARSTCSWHVDRLVEAGVVRTERDGNRVVLTLSAPERTARLLQRAEPSLPERLVDRFTRLVDSLLAE
- a CDS encoding DUF7471 family protein, whose amino-acid sequence is MANGPVLIVLLALAGVAAATLLGLALAGFARRRSASYLLVALALATLLARVGVATAAMAGLLADPDHHLAEHILDVLMAALVIAAVYTARSVRRRARSDETPEAAPDGGRDTHPGGFEGGHDDE